The Candidatus Babeliales bacterium genome includes a region encoding these proteins:
- the rpsT gene encoding 30S ribosomal protein S20, whose product MANIKSAKKRARQNTKRRSVNVARRSAIKSVIKDVVKAIDAGEIEKAQALFKVAETQLSRAKSKGLVHKKTASRKVSRLARRVNKAQK is encoded by the coding sequence ATGGCAAATATTAAATCAGCCAAAAAGCGTGCCCGTCAAAATACTAAACGTCGATCAGTCAATGTGGCTCGTCGTTCAGCAATAAAATCGGTAATTAAGGATGTCGTCAAAGCAATCGATGCCGGAGAAATTGAAAAAGCTCAAGCATTGTTCAAGGTTGCGGAAACGCAATTATCTCGAGCCAAGTCGAAGGGATTAGTGCACAAAAAGACTGCATCGCGTAAGGTGAGTCGTCTTGCCCGTCGTGTGAATAAGGCTCAAAAATAA
- a CDS encoding inositol monophosphatase, with amino-acid sequence MDGLKVLIEPTIRILQEAGRLLISFRASSLSRTRKPDQGFVTEADLAVESFLVNKLSELTPGYHFYAEENGEIAEGESDYCWVIDPLDGTNNFAQGLPHFCISVALTHRHEPVLGFVYQPLLNEMFHAIKHGGAYLNDKPIHVSSHREIEGSVLVSCIPYIRSAQTIRKVHEITDLALHYCVLRILGAAALDQAYVACGKIDGIFLGALGWWDVAAGLLLIQEAGGIVTEIDGRKLVTKAFRSFIGGNAYIHRALAQTLQDDEDSEN; translated from the coding sequence GTGGATGGTTTAAAGGTCCTTATTGAGCCAACAATTCGTATTCTACAAGAGGCAGGTCGGCTTCTCATATCGTTTCGAGCGTCGTCACTTTCTAGAACGCGGAAACCTGATCAAGGCTTTGTGACAGAGGCAGACCTTGCTGTAGAATCATTTCTCGTGAACAAACTTTCTGAATTGACTCCTGGCTACCACTTTTATGCTGAAGAAAATGGTGAGATAGCTGAAGGTGAGAGTGACTATTGTTGGGTGATTGATCCTTTGGATGGGACTAATAACTTTGCTCAGGGCTTGCCCCATTTTTGCATATCTGTTGCATTGACTCATCGTCACGAGCCTGTACTTGGGTTTGTCTATCAGCCTCTTTTGAATGAGATGTTTCATGCAATTAAGCATGGGGGCGCATATCTAAATGATAAACCAATACATGTATCGTCACATAGAGAGATTGAGGGAAGTGTCCTAGTATCCTGTATTCCCTATATCCGTAGTGCACAGACGATACGAAAGGTCCATGAGATTACCGATTTAGCGCTCCATTATTGCGTTTTGCGTATTTTGGGTGCGGCGGCTCTAGACCAGGCCTATGTTGCCTGTGGCAAAATCGATGGTATTTTTTTAGGAGCTCTTGGTTGGTGGGATGTGGCGGCAGGTTTGCTCCTCATACAGGAAGCTGGAGGGATAGTTACTGAGATTGATGGGCGCAAGCTTGTTACCAAGGCATTTCGATCATTTATTGGAGGAAATGCCTATATTCATAGGGCATTGGCACAAACTTTACAGGATGATGAAGACAGTGAGAATTGA
- a CDS encoding tyrosine-type recombinase/integrase gives MRISEFTEKKDTFLDHLKIERNMSHNTVRAYAADLKQFIEFWNEIERTEQQALPLQQTIERFFVHLYYKKIDKSSIARKMSCFKSFEKFIKTFGKDLSLKLTRPRVDKKLPVYLSVDEIFHLLDTVQDSDLPGRHPKRDKAILELLYATGIRCSELIGIHIRDINIEDKVIRIYGKGRKERIALFGEKAKARIIEYLSEERPHTTNRDEHLFVSYRNTPLTTRSVQRIFEMFRKFLKVDRHITPHKIRHSFATHLLNQGVDLRVVQELLGHKTLASTERYTHVTSAQLAEMCDTIHPIHDMTKKVPAE, from the coding sequence ATGCGAATTTCCGAGTTCACCGAAAAAAAAGACACCTTTTTAGATCACTTAAAAATCGAACGGAATATGTCTCATAATACTGTTCGTGCATACGCTGCTGATCTCAAGCAATTCATAGAATTTTGGAACGAGATCGAAAGAACCGAACAGCAGGCGCTTCCACTGCAACAAACTATAGAACGTTTTTTCGTACATCTGTACTATAAAAAAATTGACAAAAGTTCCATTGCTCGAAAAATGTCATGTTTTAAATCATTTGAAAAATTTATCAAAACATTTGGAAAGGACCTCTCGCTCAAGCTCACCAGACCTCGTGTTGATAAAAAACTTCCCGTGTATTTAAGTGTTGATGAGATATTCCACCTCCTTGATACTGTACAAGATTCAGATCTTCCGGGCCGTCATCCTAAGCGCGATAAGGCAATCCTGGAGCTTCTGTACGCTACTGGCATTCGTTGTTCAGAATTAATCGGAATTCACATTCGTGATATTAATATCGAAGACAAAGTAATTCGTATTTATGGTAAAGGAAGAAAAGAACGCATTGCATTATTTGGTGAAAAAGCAAAAGCACGTATCATCGAATACCTTTCAGAAGAACGCCCACATACAACAAATCGGGATGAACATCTTTTTGTAAGCTACCGCAATACACCTCTTACAACCCGCTCGGTACAAAGAATTTTTGAAATGTTCAGAAAGTTTTTAAAAGTTGATCGTCATATCACACCACATAAAATCAGACACTCATTTGCAACACATCTTTTAAATCAAGGCGTTGATCTACGAGTCGTGCAAGAGCTCCTTGGGCACAAAACATTGGCAAGCACAGAACGATACACGCATGTAACATCTGCACAATTGGCTGAGATGTGTGACACAATTCATCCAATTCACGACATGACTAAGAAAGTTCCTGCTGAGTAA
- a CDS encoding 50S ribosomal protein L28 has product MARVCAVCDKGPSVGQHVSHANNKVKRWLYPNTHKMRYTIPGKGSKVHQAHVCTKCLRSGKIQKVL; this is encoded by the coding sequence ATGGCTCGAGTATGTGCTGTCTGCGATAAAGGACCCAGTGTTGGTCAACACGTGAGTCACGCGAACAATAAGGTCAAGCGTTGGCTTTACCCTAATACCCACAAGATGAGATACACTATCCCTGGTAAGGGATCTAAGGTCCATCAGGCACATGTCTGCACCAAGTGCCTCCGTTCCGGTAAAATTCAAAAAGTTTTGTAA
- a CDS encoding sigma 54-interacting transcriptional regulator yields the protein MIQLLSNLYKITINPAFLVVVMASSIIVKASIALRLAIHGYKASKPVRPWRTLLVLLTSSFIVDFVWIIVLLGRTFFHIPPMAQFFLLRLGWAFFALQSSVVALFVESLINKNSPLSWVHKAYIFGAACLSASFFYFAFFYYNLKTLTPFEIRLETIACIYELFTLPLLFIALGKVHRASLPKLLKHQAKTLIQIIFIPYILADLIQWSPFSFWNNLKFAQPITNSPAVYSVASMLMTTAIYFIAKQMMGLRFLNMKQHVELKDSFNFIDNFREILEQLGCITTSQELLHTVRNFFKVAFNVPYHRTHLIIRPLNTEGNEKAQQYGEHDYLESTAENFISLNSPSNNVLEILKEKKIFITDELAFDVFYNDDETNKKILSFLATINADIFLPIWDNNTLTGYIIVEQEARKKKEFYNNVERDEMIVFASYLGNILHLLQNKNLNALLQKDKIIEEALHSKIQEIRHLKESIWLFMKKAREREQGILFYKNRKFFLGNQAIHQFVPENINTQDGHPLVKALRRLAKQVEIYRGQVNMSAYDVNGNRITLIGIPNLEHNNVLMVLRPPQIADILNEHLESLSDPSQWDYLLYLHATKAGNMINNVIPGNGAMMTDFKLKLMKMALSNTAILVDVPEEDTVSIVNCLHIMSGRTKLHTVSLSSDALPQNEVDTAIQLFGLNPIFGKTEAPSLFEQANKVGTIFIPNVDRLSLDAQKHLTEYLKYGYFRLFKSDIKRSSDARIICSTDKNLQTLVHDGKFSRELLESLKQGTLHMPSLLSLHSDELLELAEQYNDQAIRNNTFKNLFSLTEKDKAKILEHRPLSLHGLRAKIHILLSQKSKKNNVAPTHDTEFNLTYTGTDPDLAHAARLGKQALRDKKVMILLWHKFKNQNKIATFLGVNRSSVSRRCKEFHLE from the coding sequence ATGATACAACTACTTTCAAACCTTTATAAAATCACGATAAATCCAGCATTTCTTGTAGTTGTCATGGCCTCATCAATTATAGTGAAGGCCTCTATTGCACTCAGGCTAGCAATACATGGCTACAAAGCGTCCAAACCGGTGCGGCCATGGCGAACATTACTTGTATTACTAACAAGTTCGTTTATCGTTGATTTTGTATGGATTATTGTTCTTCTTGGTCGAACTTTTTTTCATATTCCCCCTATGGCACAGTTTTTCCTCCTACGTTTGGGTTGGGCATTTTTTGCTTTACAATCTTCAGTTGTTGCTCTCTTTGTAGAGAGTCTGATCAATAAAAACAGCCCACTTTCATGGGTACATAAAGCATACATATTTGGTGCGGCATGCCTTTCAGCGTCGTTTTTTTACTTTGCATTCTTTTATTATAACCTCAAGACGCTTACACCCTTTGAAATTCGACTTGAAACAATCGCATGTATTTACGAGCTTTTCACATTACCGCTTCTGTTTATAGCACTCGGCAAAGTACATAGGGCATCTCTACCGAAGCTACTAAAACATCAAGCAAAAACGCTTATACAAATCATCTTCATCCCTTACATCCTTGCTGATCTCATTCAGTGGTCACCATTTTCGTTCTGGAATAATCTGAAATTTGCACAACCCATAACCAACAGCCCCGCAGTATACAGTGTTGCTAGTATGTTGATGACAACCGCTATTTATTTCATTGCCAAACAAATGATGGGGCTTCGGTTCCTTAATATGAAACAACATGTTGAACTTAAAGACTCATTTAACTTCATTGATAACTTTAGAGAAATCCTGGAACAGCTCGGTTGTATTACAACATCACAAGAGTTACTCCATACTGTACGAAACTTCTTCAAAGTTGCGTTTAATGTTCCTTATCACAGAACACATTTAATTATTAGACCACTAAACACAGAGGGGAATGAAAAGGCACAACAATATGGTGAACATGATTATCTCGAATCTACTGCAGAAAATTTTATAAGTTTAAACTCACCAAGCAACAATGTCCTAGAGATCTTGAAAGAAAAGAAAATTTTTATTACTGACGAATTAGCATTCGATGTTTTTTATAATGATGATGAAACCAATAAAAAAATCTTATCATTCCTTGCGACTATTAACGCAGACATCTTCTTACCTATCTGGGATAACAATACATTAACCGGATATATTATAGTTGAACAAGAAGCTCGTAAGAAAAAAGAATTCTATAATAATGTTGAACGTGACGAAATGATTGTGTTTGCAAGTTATCTTGGAAACATTCTTCATCTACTACAGAACAAAAATTTAAATGCCCTACTACAAAAGGATAAAATTATAGAAGAGGCTTTGCATTCGAAAATACAGGAGATACGACATCTGAAAGAAAGCATCTGGCTCTTCATGAAAAAAGCACGAGAACGTGAACAAGGAATTCTGTTTTATAAAAATCGTAAATTCTTTTTGGGCAACCAGGCAATACACCAATTCGTTCCTGAAAACATCAATACGCAAGATGGTCACCCCCTAGTAAAAGCCCTAAGGAGACTCGCAAAACAAGTTGAAATTTATCGTGGGCAAGTCAATATGTCAGCGTACGATGTAAATGGAAATAGAATTACCTTAATTGGGATTCCTAATCTAGAGCATAATAATGTGCTCATGGTACTACGACCTCCTCAAATTGCAGATATCTTAAATGAACACTTGGAGTCACTTTCAGATCCAAGTCAGTGGGACTACCTGCTCTATCTTCATGCCACAAAAGCCGGAAATATGATCAATAACGTTATCCCTGGCAATGGCGCCATGATGACAGATTTTAAACTGAAGCTCATGAAAATGGCCCTTTCAAACACAGCAATCCTAGTTGATGTACCTGAGGAAGACACTGTATCCATTGTTAACTGTTTACACATCATGAGCGGCAGGACAAAACTCCATACTGTCTCTCTATCTTCTGATGCATTACCACAAAATGAAGTGGATACAGCGATACAACTTTTTGGTCTAAACCCAATCTTTGGCAAAACCGAAGCGCCTTCCCTGTTTGAACAGGCCAATAAGGTCGGGACAATCTTTATCCCAAATGTTGATAGACTCTCACTTGATGCACAAAAGCATCTGACCGAATATCTCAAGTATGGATACTTCAGATTATTCAAGAGTGACATTAAGCGCTCAAGTGACGCACGCATCATATGCTCTACCGACAAAAATCTACAAACTCTTGTACACGATGGTAAGTTCTCAAGGGAACTATTAGAAAGTCTCAAACAGGGAACTCTACACATGCCGTCATTACTATCATTGCATTCTGATGAGTTATTAGAACTTGCAGAACAGTATAATGATCAAGCAATCAGGAATAACACCTTTAAGAATCTCTTTTCACTCACGGAGAAGGATAAGGCCAAAATACTTGAACACAGGCCGCTCAGCTTGCATGGACTCAGAGCAAAAATTCATATATTGCTATCTCAAAAATCGAAAAAAAACAATGTTGCACCGACACACGACACCGAGTTTAATCTTACCTACACGGGTACCGATCCTGATCTTGCACACGCAGCTCGTTTAGGAAAGCAAGCACTTCGTGACAAAAAAGTCATGATCCTTTTATGGCATAAGTTCAAAAACCAAAATAAAATAGCAACGTTCCTTGGCGTAAATCGCTCATCGGTTAGCCGTCGTTGTAAAGAATTTCATTTGGAATAA
- the mrdA gene encoding penicillin-binding protein 2, translated as MTAIASVRIKLSLLIIGCIACFAVITARLYLLQITQHHYFLTLCTKNYTRMEPILSQRGSITDINGVLLATNRPVVDLYWHGTHKRRLSDQQNLVLDSIDTILTEPLSDDLKTQIAICERFGRKLLLARDLSFEQLSQVVEQFPNHPNLDLPTQFTRLYPNGPLASHIVGFLGNIRYEDVGKMGLEKLCEQDLRGEDGLLKKKINSVGKSLEQAQIKQAASGMTLQTTLDFEMQKIAELIFPAESAGVFIIMDPKTGAIKALVSRPTFDPNIFLKTVDMQSWQELLEKKALLNRAFDACYPPASIFKLVTTSAALEQGFIEPDDIVYCKGYYEFGGYRHWCVRHTGHGSLSVQEALAESCNILFYHIGKHINIDTLADYARRFGLGKKTNVLFPEKTGLIPDRQWKQQTRHERWWQGETLSTAIGQGFLLVTPIQIIRMIASIFEGYLVKPRILESEIIEKEPLRISKKTREFLQQGMRSAVTEGTGRRLNKLKDIEVYAKTGTAQVSSLKFRTLGTNLLEHAWFVAHCRIKEEQPFVLVALLEHAGNSRPATITAKNFLLEYRKLINSRTLSNG; from the coding sequence ATGACCGCCATAGCATCTGTCAGAATCAAGCTCTCGCTGCTCATTATTGGATGCATAGCTTGCTTTGCTGTGATTACAGCAAGATTGTACCTGTTGCAGATTACACAACATCATTATTTTCTCACGTTATGCACAAAAAATTACACACGAATGGAGCCAATTCTTTCACAACGCGGAAGTATTACCGACATAAACGGAGTACTCCTAGCAACAAACCGCCCAGTGGTTGATCTCTATTGGCACGGAACACATAAACGTCGATTATCCGATCAACAAAATCTTGTTCTTGATTCTATTGATACGATACTGACCGAACCATTGAGTGACGATCTCAAAACACAAATCGCCATCTGCGAACGATTTGGCAGGAAGCTCCTACTTGCACGTGATCTTTCTTTTGAGCAGTTAAGCCAGGTTGTCGAACAATTTCCCAATCATCCGAATCTAGACCTCCCCACACAATTCACACGCCTCTATCCTAACGGCCCACTCGCCAGCCATATAGTCGGCTTTCTCGGCAATATTCGCTATGAAGATGTTGGGAAAATGGGTCTTGAAAAACTATGTGAACAAGATCTCAGGGGTGAAGATGGATTACTTAAAAAAAAAATAAACTCTGTTGGCAAGAGTCTTGAACAAGCGCAAATCAAACAAGCCGCATCTGGCATGACACTTCAAACAACACTTGATTTTGAAATGCAAAAAATTGCAGAACTTATTTTTCCAGCAGAAAGCGCAGGCGTATTTATTATCATGGACCCAAAAACCGGAGCAATCAAAGCATTGGTATCACGTCCAACGTTTGACCCCAATATCTTTTTAAAAACAGTAGATATGCAGAGTTGGCAAGAACTATTAGAAAAGAAGGCTCTTTTAAATCGAGCATTTGATGCCTGCTACCCACCAGCATCGATCTTCAAACTCGTGACAACCAGTGCCGCCCTAGAGCAAGGGTTTATTGAGCCCGACGACATTGTATATTGCAAGGGATATTATGAATTTGGCGGATATCGACACTGGTGTGTTCGTCATACTGGACATGGATCTCTGAGTGTACAGGAAGCACTTGCTGAATCATGCAATATTCTCTTTTATCACATCGGAAAACATATCAATATTGACACACTAGCTGATTATGCACGGCGATTTGGATTAGGAAAAAAAACAAATGTACTCTTTCCTGAAAAAACGGGATTAATTCCTGACCGACAATGGAAACAACAAACTCGTCATGAACGTTGGTGGCAAGGGGAGACTCTTTCGACAGCAATCGGACAAGGATTCTTACTCGTCACACCAATACAAATCATCCGTATGATCGCCAGTATATTTGAGGGATACCTAGTAAAACCACGCATACTAGAATCCGAAATAATTGAAAAAGAACCGCTCAGAATCTCAAAAAAGACCAGAGAGTTTTTACAACAAGGAATGCGCTCTGCCGTAACTGAAGGTACTGGTCGGCGTTTAAACAAACTCAAGGATATTGAGGTATACGCTAAAACAGGCACCGCTCAAGTCAGTAGTCTCAAATTCAGGACACTTGGTACAAACTTATTGGAACATGCATGGTTTGTTGCACATTGCCGTATCAAAGAAGAGCAACCATTTGTCTTGGTTGCTCTTCTTGAGCACGCAGGAAATTCTCGACCGGCTACAATAACCGCAAAAAACTTCTTACTTGAATATCGCAAGCTTATTAACTCACGTACATTATCTAACGGTTAA